A window of Candidatus Paceibacterota bacterium genomic DNA:
GGCGTTTGGCTGAGGACAGACTCGGCCGGTACAGACAGTCGTACTGTATACGTAATGTGGATTGGTGTTATAGCTTTCAGTTTTAATATCCTTTTCGTCTACGCCTGATTTCTTGAGAAAATTAAGAGCGGCGTTGCCTTTGTCCGCCACCAATTTTTGGGCAGCTGCAATAGTGGGAGCCGTTTCACTCAAAGTAAAGGAAAAAGTACCAATATCTGGAACAGCACTGACGCTTCCCTCTCCCGACACTGTGATCACATTGTGCTCGGTCGCACTTTCACCGATAGTAGGATAGGTACGGACTTCGTTGACTGTTTTTGCGATTAAAAAAATACTGAGGAGGCCTAAAAAAGTGATGAGGGCAAAAGAGATATTTCTACCATTTTCACTTGCATCAAACCAATTATTATCTTTTGAATTATTTTGTGTTGCCATGCGTATATTGTAGCATGTTTATTTTTTTGAAAGGGGTTGTTTTTCACAAGAGCTGATCTCGCAAGCATCCAGCAGATTGAGAAAAAGTGAGGCCACGGTCATGGGACCAACCCCTCGAGGGACTGGGGAAAGGGCTTTGACTATGTGGGCCACTTTGTCTGCGTCCACATCTCCAACCAGCCGAAAACCACTCGAGGATACTTTGTCTGGAACAGCGGTGATACCGACATCTATGACTGTCTGGTGGGGTGAGACGAGCGCCGGGCCGATCAGCTTGGGGTGGCCGACAGCCACCACCAGCACATCGGCCCGGCGCGTTTCCTCGCTGAGTTTTTTAGTCTGACCATGACAAATAGTCACTGTCGCATTCCTTTTCAGACAGGCCAATGCGATGGGTAGGCCCACCAGCTTTGACCTGCCCACTACGACTACTTTTTTCCCCTCAAGCTTTACTCCATAAAAATCCAGCATGGCCAGTACCCCGCGAGCTGTAGCTGGCGTGTGGGGCGACATAGCTCCAATCCCGTCGACATCTTTTCTTGGATCTATGATTTTCACTACGTCATCTTCCTCAATTCCTTCAGGTAACGGAAACTGCACAATAATCCCATCTACCTTTAAATCCTCGTTTAAACTTTTTATTTTAGTCAACAATCTTTTCTGCAGATTTTTTTGAGATTTTATTTCCGAAAACTTTATGTGTTCTGTGCTAACTCCTATTGTTTCGCCAAACATTTTTTTCTGTCTGATATAGCGATTGGATTCTTCCCTGTCACCCAATTGCACGATAGCTAGACAAGGCTTGCGACCAGATTGCATTAAAAAAGCCTTAGACTTTCTCTGTAAAATATTTATAACCCTTTCTCTCACTGGCAGCCCTCCGAGCACTTGGGCCGGCTTTTTATTTAACTTTATTTTAAAGGCTTTTCTTTTCATTTTTATAATTTACTTCACATTACTTTAAAAAACAAAAGAGAGGCCAGGACCGACACTAGACCCAAAGCCACTCCTCCCACAACGTCTGTCGACCAATGAGCCCCAAGGTAAACCCGACTAAAACCAACTAACAAAACCAAACAGACTGCAGCCAAAAGGACCCAATGATGTGCCCGCCATTCTTTTCTCCAATTTGACCATTCTCGTCGAGTTGAGGACCAGCGGACAGCAAGCGTAGCCAAGATAGTGACCATGGTGGTGTGTCCGCTTGGAAAACTACTTCCGTAAACAACTACCATAGGATGCAAGGGTCTGGCCACCATCAAAAGATCCTTGATGACAGAAAAAGAAATCAG
This region includes:
- a CDS encoding SIMPL domain-containing protein (The SIMPL domain is named for its presence in mouse protein SIMPL (signalling molecule that associates with mouse pelle-like kinase). Bacterial member BP26, from Brucella, was shown to assemble into a channel-like structure, while YggE from E. coli has been associated with resistance to oxidative stress.) — translated: MATQNNSKDNNWFDASENGRNISFALITFLGLLSIFLIAKTVNEVRTYPTIGESATEHNVITVSGEGSVSAVPDIGTFSFTLSETAPTIAAAQKLVADKGNAALNFLKKSGVDEKDIKTESYNTNPHYVYSTTVCTGRVCPQPNATITGYDVNQTVSVKVRKLDQAGTLIAGLGALNIGTIGDLSMTVDSLDALKYQARDIAIANARMEALRLAKSLGVSLGKVTGFSESTGGGVPVPMYKNMMAGVQDSAASGAPALPTGENKIISDVTVNYEIQ
- a CDS encoding bifunctional 5,10-methylenetetrahydrofolate dehydrogenase/5,10-methenyltetrahydrofolate cyclohydrolase, yielding MKRKAFKIKLNKKPAQVLGGLPVRERVINILQRKSKAFLMQSGRKPCLAIVQLGDREESNRYIRQKKMFGETIGVSTEHIKFSEIKSQKNLQKRLLTKIKSLNEDLKVDGIIVQFPLPEGIEEDDVVKIIDPRKDVDGIGAMSPHTPATARGVLAMLDFYGVKLEGKKVVVVGRSKLVGLPIALACLKRNATVTICHGQTKKLSEETRRADVLVVAVGHPKLIGPALVSPHQTVIDVGITAVPDKVSSSGFRLVGDVDADKVAHIVKALSPVPRGVGPMTVASLFLNLLDACEISSCEKQPLSKK
- a CDS encoding phosphatase PAP2 family protein, producing the protein METFMLIVTSIADPFPLALISAVFVLYLIYRGEYREAKVSAFAVIFGLISFSVIKDLLMVARPLHPMVVVYGSSFPSGHTTMVTILATLAVRWSSTRREWSNWRKEWRAHHWVLLAAVCLVLLVGFSRVYLGAHWSTDVVGGVALGLVSVLASLLFFKVM